The following coding sequences lie in one Deinococcus misasensis DSM 22328 genomic window:
- a CDS encoding glycosyltransferase family 2 protein, whose amino-acid sequence MSDLTVVIPAYNEEATIMDVVNVAKHFAPVIVVSDGSTDQTAARAREAGATVIELNPNQGKSQAFYEGVKAASTRLVVSLDADLVGLTVEHLKLMSDPVVAGTYDMTIGVFQGGGVLTDFGNRATPYLSGQRVFHRDWMLSVPRLTEERWPEPAITEHLNKSGIRWEYVSLPKVRQVMKEQKRGLLEGVKHRVKMYKSILDFQTRKK is encoded by the coding sequence ATGTCTGACTTGACTGTTGTGATTCCTGCCTACAACGAAGAAGCCACCATCATGGATGTGGTGAATGTGGCCAAGCACTTCGCTCCTGTGATCGTGGTTTCAGATGGCTCCACCGACCAGACCGCTGCCCGTGCCAGAGAGGCCGGAGCCACGGTCATTGAACTGAACCCCAATCAGGGCAAAAGTCAGGCTTTCTACGAGGGTGTCAAGGCTGCATCCACCCGTCTGGTGGTCAGTCTGGATGCGGATCTGGTGGGCCTGACCGTGGAACACCTCAAACTGATGTCCGATCCCGTTGTTGCAGGCACCTATGACATGACCATCGGGGTCTTTCAGGGCGGAGGGGTCCTCACCGATTTTGGCAACCGTGCCACCCCTTACCTGAGCGGCCAGAGGGTGTTCCATCGGGATTGGATGCTCTCTGTCCCACGCCTCACCGAGGAACGCTGGCCCGAGCCTGCCATCACCGAGCACCTGAACAAATCTGGCATCCGCTGGGAGTACGTGTCTTTGCCCAAAGTCCGGCAGGTCATGAAAGAACAAAAACGGGGCCTCCTCGAAGGGGTCAAGCACCGGGTGAAGATGTACAAATCCATTCTGGATTTCCAGACCCGCAAAAAATGA
- the dxr gene encoding 1-deoxy-D-xylulose-5-phosphate reductoisomerase, whose amino-acid sequence MQSLSILGSTGSIGTQSLEVARRRGYQVQGLAAGKNLALLTEQVREFRPQMVSVDETVLQEARALLLEIHPEIQVVTDPCEVAALPSEVVVGAIPGLAGLAPTRVALERGAAVALANKESMVVAGPLMWELVQQSGGRITPVDSEHSALYQCLVGEKLSEVHELIITASGGPFRTGPEDLSTVTPQMALKHPTWAMGAKVTIDSSTLMNKGLEVLEAHYLYGLSLDRVGVLVHPQSVIHALVRFQDGNLKAHLGPPNMELPIQYGIDGAPNGMQFAGDVHAAPRHPAPFTDYPLARTLELFEPDHQRFPCLGLAYGAGRAGGVAPVALNAADEIAVEAFLQDRIRYTDIARVIEQVLQECPSHTLSWDSIFEADLWARTRAKEILWA is encoded by the coding sequence ATGCAATCGTTAAGCATTTTGGGTTCAACCGGCTCCATTGGCACACAGTCTCTGGAAGTGGCCCGCAGGCGTGGGTATCAGGTGCAGGGGCTGGCGGCAGGTAAAAATTTGGCCTTGCTGACCGAGCAGGTGCGTGAATTTCGTCCACAGATGGTCAGTGTGGATGAAACGGTCCTTCAGGAAGCCCGAGCCCTTCTTCTTGAGATTCATCCCGAGATTCAGGTGGTCACTGATCCTTGTGAAGTGGCTGCACTGCCTTCTGAAGTCGTGGTGGGCGCGATTCCCGGTCTGGCCGGATTGGCCCCCACAAGGGTGGCTCTGGAACGCGGAGCGGCAGTCGCCCTTGCCAACAAGGAAAGCATGGTGGTGGCCGGTCCCCTGATGTGGGAGCTCGTGCAGCAGTCTGGTGGGCGCATCACCCCGGTGGACAGCGAGCACAGTGCCCTGTACCAGTGCCTTGTTGGAGAGAAGCTCTCTGAGGTCCATGAATTGATCATCACGGCCTCTGGAGGCCCTTTCCGAACCGGGCCAGAGGATCTGTCCACGGTCACCCCTCAAATGGCCTTGAAGCATCCCACATGGGCGATGGGGGCAAAGGTCACCATCGACAGTTCCACCCTGATGAACAAAGGGCTGGAGGTCCTTGAAGCCCACTACCTGTATGGCCTCAGTCTGGACCGTGTGGGTGTGCTGGTGCATCCCCAGAGCGTGATCCATGCACTGGTGCGTTTTCAGGATGGGAACCTCAAGGCGCACCTCGGGCCACCCAACATGGAGCTTCCCATCCAGTACGGTATCGATGGTGCCCCGAACGGAATGCAGTTTGCCGGAGATGTCCACGCAGCGCCCCGTCATCCTGCCCCTTTCACGGATTATCCTCTGGCCCGCACTTTGGAGCTGTTCGAACCAGACCACCAGCGTTTTCCCTGTCTGGGTCTGGCGTATGGTGCAGGTCGTGCAGGAGGGGTTGCCCCTGTGGCCCTCAATGCCGCCGATGAAATCGCCGTCGAAGCTTTCTTGCAAGACCGCATCCGCTACACCGACATTGCCAGAGTGATTGAGCAGGTGCTGCAAGAATGCCCCAGCCATACCTTAAGCTGGGACAGCATTTTTGAAGCCGACCTCTGGGCCCGCACCCGTGCGAAGGAGATTTTATGGGCTTGA
- a CDS encoding M50 family metallopeptidase has protein sequence MGLIIWLLVIQIAVIIHEGAHYLVARMQGARVSAFSVGMGPVLYSFKAKGTDWRLSALPIGGYVMIDDLGPESLDGQQKARLTPLGKIAVLFAGPLSNWLLAILLMAGVFVSQGVPQTDFSKATIQNVLPNSAAEKDGLKSGDVLIAIDGKPLPQQEVVDGQPRMGYMKLQDAIRSKEPNTLTFQRGDRQIQVNLTFQWKPGARYGVEYSPKQNIKPVPNYFAALGEAVNQSIQIVPQALQSFARGITQTFTSPLAPSSEVAGPVASAQAAGTMAQQGGIWGVLTFATLVNMSLAIFNLIPIPGLDGGRILLVLIQMIMRRPLQPNHEAMINFTGFVFLMAFMVLVLLGDLVRVLP, from the coding sequence ATGGGCTTGATCATCTGGTTGCTGGTGATCCAGATTGCTGTGATCATCCACGAGGGGGCCCACTATCTGGTGGCCCGCATGCAGGGGGCCAGAGTGTCTGCCTTTTCGGTGGGCATGGGTCCAGTGCTCTACAGTTTCAAGGCAAAAGGCACCGATTGGCGGCTTTCCGCGTTGCCCATCGGCGGTTACGTGATGATCGATGATCTGGGTCCCGAGTCTCTGGACGGACAACAGAAAGCACGGCTCACACCCCTCGGGAAAATTGCGGTTTTGTTTGCAGGTCCTCTGTCCAACTGGTTGCTGGCGATTCTGCTGATGGCCGGGGTGTTCGTGTCTCAGGGGGTTCCCCAGACCGACTTCAGCAAAGCCACCATCCAGAACGTGCTGCCCAATTCGGCAGCAGAAAAAGACGGCTTGAAGTCCGGAGATGTGCTGATTGCCATTGATGGCAAGCCCTTGCCCCAGCAGGAAGTGGTGGACGGTCAACCCCGCATGGGTTACATGAAGCTGCAAGACGCCATCCGCAGCAAAGAACCCAACACCCTGACCTTCCAGAGGGGAGACCGGCAAATTCAGGTCAACCTGACCTTCCAATGGAAGCCCGGTGCCCGTTATGGCGTCGAGTACAGCCCCAAACAGAACATCAAACCGGTTCCCAATTATTTTGCAGCTCTGGGAGAGGCAGTCAACCAGTCCATCCAGATCGTGCCTCAGGCCCTGCAAAGCTTTGCCAGAGGCATCACCCAGACCTTCACTTCACCTCTGGCCCCCAGCAGTGAAGTGGCCGGTCCAGTGGCCAGTGCTCAGGCGGCAGGCACAATGGCCCAGCAGGGAGGCATCTGGGGTGTTTTGACCTTTGCAACTCTGGTCAACATGAGCCTTGCCATCTTCAACCTGATTCCCATTCCCGGTCTGGATGGTGGGCGCATCCTGCTGGTGCTGATTCAGATGATCATGCGTCGTCCGTTGCAGCCCAACCACGAAGCCATGATCAACTTCACGGGTTTTGTGTTCCTGATGGCTTTCATGGTGCTGGTGTTGCTTGGAGACCTTGTGCGGGTGCTGCCTTGA